From Streptomyces sp. NBC_00683, one genomic window encodes:
- a CDS encoding SAM-dependent methyltransferase, translated as MPSFEVTPIGTVRNNRTDVQHTDNWGAVRSTITVDERFGEACLQGLEGFSHVEVLFVFDQFPEHDDHREPRPYRGRPDLPPVGVFAGRGPRRPNRIGVTCCAIESVSGRELTVVGLDAVSGTPVIDLKPTMAEFQAVNIEQPEWVSSLMSEYFRP; from the coding sequence ATGCCAAGCTTCGAGGTCACACCGATAGGCACAGTCCGGAACAACAGGACGGACGTCCAGCACACGGACAACTGGGGTGCCGTCCGCAGCACGATCACGGTCGACGAGCGCTTCGGCGAAGCGTGCCTCCAGGGTCTGGAGGGCTTCTCCCACGTGGAGGTCCTCTTCGTCTTCGACCAGTTCCCGGAACACGACGACCACCGCGAACCCCGCCCCTACCGCGGCCGCCCCGACCTCCCGCCCGTCGGTGTCTTCGCCGGCCGCGGCCCCCGCAGACCGAACCGCATCGGGGTTACGTGCTGCGCCATCGAATCCGTCAGCGGCCGCGAACTGACCGTGGTGGGTCTCGACGCGGTTTCGGGCACCCCGGTCATCGACCTGAAGCCGACGATGGCGGAGTTCCAGGCGGTGAACATCGAACAGCCGGAATGGGTCAGCAGCCTGATGTCGGAGTACTTCCGGCCGTAG